In one Methylobacterium sp. SyP6R genomic region, the following are encoded:
- a CDS encoding glycosyltransferase family 4 protein — translation MRIVLVADHAYINGGQAKVSLESAIGLSRRGHEVVLFAAVGPADPRLAAAGVRTVLLDQTDVTQARSLARFGVQWLWNAPAAARLKDLIGETDPRDTVVHVHAWAKALSPSIGPVLRGSAAPVVYTAHEYYLACPNGGFYDYPVAATCHRVPNGPACLTHNCDSRTYPRKLLRVARHALMRRTGLVQGIDAMITISRLQREVLAPYLPAETRYFDVPNPVDVEPLGHRAGPPGDFVFVGRLSPEKGPGIFAEAARLAGTRAVFAGDGPARAELEARYPEASFLGWQNPDQVKQVLRGARALVFPSVWYEGQPLTVLESLGLGTPVIVSDVCAGREAVRHGESGLWFRSNDPRSLAEAMGHLANDATAMRMGRAAYDLFWADPLTLERHLDGLERVYREVAGQEGRVAPIARAAG, via the coding sequence GTGAGAATCGTCCTCGTCGCCGACCACGCATACATCAATGGCGGCCAGGCCAAGGTGTCGCTCGAGAGCGCGATCGGGCTGTCCCGCCGCGGCCACGAGGTCGTGCTGTTCGCCGCCGTCGGCCCGGCCGATCCGCGGCTTGCCGCGGCGGGGGTGCGCACGGTGCTCCTCGACCAGACCGACGTGACGCAGGCCCGCTCGCTCGCCCGGTTCGGGGTGCAGTGGCTGTGGAACGCGCCCGCCGCCGCCCGGCTGAAGGACCTGATCGGCGAGACCGATCCGCGCGACACGGTGGTCCACGTCCATGCCTGGGCGAAGGCCCTGTCGCCCTCGATCGGACCGGTGCTGCGGGGCAGCGCCGCCCCGGTGGTCTACACCGCGCACGAATACTATCTCGCCTGCCCGAATGGCGGCTTCTACGATTATCCCGTCGCGGCGACCTGCCACCGGGTGCCGAACGGGCCGGCCTGCCTGACCCACAATTGCGATTCGCGCACCTATCCGCGCAAGCTCCTGCGGGTCGCCCGCCATGCCCTGATGCGCCGCACCGGCCTCGTCCAGGGCATCGACGCGATGATCACCATCAGCCGGCTCCAGCGCGAGGTGCTGGCGCCCTACCTGCCGGCGGAGACCCGTTACTTCGACGTGCCGAACCCGGTCGATGTCGAGCCCCTCGGCCACCGGGCGGGACCGCCGGGCGACTTCGTGTTCGTCGGCCGGCTCTCACCCGAGAAGGGGCCGGGGATCTTCGCCGAGGCCGCGCGCCTTGCCGGAACCCGGGCGGTCTTCGCCGGCGACGGGCCGGCACGGGCGGAGCTGGAGGCGCGCTATCCGGAAGCCTCTTTCCTCGGCTGGCAGAACCCGGACCAGGTCAAGCAGGTCCTGCGCGGCGCCCGCGCCCTGGTGTTCCCGTCGGTCTGGTACGAGGGCCAGCCGCTCACGGTGCTCGAATCGTTAGGCCTCGGCACTCCGGTGATCGTCAGCGACGTCTGCGCCGGCCGCGAGGCGGTGCGCCACGGCGAGAGCGGATTGTGGTTCCGCTCGAACGACCCGCGCTCGCTCGCCGAGGCCATGGGGCATCTCGCCAACGACGCCACGGCAATGCGGATGGGGCGGGCGGCCTACGACCTGTTCTGGGCCGACCCGCTGACGCTGGAGCGCCACCTCGATGGGCTGGAGCGAGTGTATCGCGAGGTGGCGGGGCAGGAGGGGCGTGTGGCGCCGATCGCGCGGGCGGCGGGGTAG
- a CDS encoding lipopolysaccharide biosynthesis protein produces the protein MAVIAAFVVNAVLNLALGLLIAQILGPADFGRFALGTAGAVVLNILLFEWLRLSATRFYSARVREAEPWIRAMLDRAYAATALGLSGAALLALAGRPLVGEPALLAAAAAGAAVGIGLFDYQAALARARFVGGLYLRLVLIKNGLALVLMVATAWTTRDAAAVMLAGGLSQFLAAFLIRRALADPPTSHDAARRRETLRLFMAYGLPVVAANVVYQLMPFANRSAVAAAAGFAEAGYFSLAADIGGRIFSTLGAALDLLLFQIAVLAAETHGHEAGEEQVARNGAVVLALILPSAAGFWALAPALEAIAVPAAYRGHFVDYTLLLLPGLVALALMNFALNPIFQIRRRTLPLVAAGLVGALVNLAAALALAPPFGSHGIAAAQSLGFLAAMLFLGVRALTGPGRLRMAWRDPLAVVLATVAMTGAILPLRGLDPWLALPACIAVGGLVYGALVWRFDIAGLRTAVVARFGRAVPAE, from the coding sequence ATGGCGGTCATCGCGGCCTTCGTGGTCAACGCGGTCCTCAACCTGGCCCTCGGCCTGCTCATCGCGCAGATCCTGGGGCCGGCGGATTTCGGCCGCTTCGCCCTCGGTACGGCCGGCGCCGTGGTGCTCAACATCCTGCTGTTCGAGTGGCTGCGCCTCTCGGCGACGCGCTTCTACTCGGCCCGGGTGCGGGAGGCGGAGCCGTGGATCCGCGCCATGCTCGACCGGGCCTATGCGGCGACCGCCCTCGGCCTTTCGGGTGCGGCGCTGCTGGCGCTGGCCGGCCGGCCCCTCGTCGGCGAGCCGGCCCTGCTCGCCGCCGCCGCGGCCGGGGCGGCGGTCGGCATCGGGCTGTTCGACTACCAGGCGGCGCTCGCCCGCGCCCGCTTCGTCGGCGGGCTGTATCTGCGCCTCGTGCTGATCAAGAACGGCCTCGCCCTGGTGCTGATGGTCGCCACTGCCTGGACGACGCGGGATGCCGCCGCGGTGATGCTCGCCGGGGGCCTGAGCCAGTTCCTCGCCGCCTTCCTCATCCGCCGGGCGCTTGCGGACCCGCCCACGTCCCACGACGCGGCCCGCCGCCGCGAGACGCTGCGGCTGTTCATGGCCTACGGCCTGCCGGTGGTCGCCGCCAACGTGGTCTATCAGCTGATGCCCTTCGCCAATCGCTCGGCGGTCGCGGCCGCCGCGGGCTTCGCCGAGGCGGGCTACTTCTCCCTCGCCGCGGATATCGGCGGGCGGATCTTCAGCACGCTGGGCGCCGCCCTCGACCTGCTGCTGTTCCAGATCGCCGTGCTGGCCGCCGAGACCCACGGCCACGAGGCCGGCGAGGAGCAGGTCGCCCGCAACGGCGCCGTGGTGCTGGCGCTGATCCTGCCGAGCGCCGCCGGCTTCTGGGCTCTGGCCCCGGCACTCGAGGCGATCGCCGTGCCGGCGGCCTATCGCGGCCATTTCGTGGATTACACGCTGCTGCTGCTCCCGGGCCTCGTCGCCCTGGCGCTGATGAATTTCGCCCTCAATCCGATCTTCCAGATCCGCCGCCGCACCCTGCCGCTCGTGGCGGCAGGCCTCGTCGGGGCGCTGGTCAACCTCGCGGCGGCCCTCGCGCTCGCTCCGCCCTTCGGCTCCCACGGCATCGCCGCGGCGCAATCGCTGGGCTTCCTCGCCGCGATGCTGTTCCTCGGGGTTCGCGCCCTCACCGGACCGGGCCGCCTGCGGATGGCCTGGCGCGATCCGCTCGCCGTCGTGCTCGCCACCGTGGCGATGACGGGCGCGATCCTTCCCTTGCGCGGGCTCGACCCCTGGCTCGCCCTGCCGGCCTGCATCGCCGTCGGCGGCCTCGTCTACGGCGCCCTGGTCTGGCGCTTCGACATCGCGGGGTTGCGGACGGCGGTGGTCGCGCGGTTCGGGCGGGCGGTGCCGGCGGAGTAG
- a CDS encoding FAD-binding protein: MSIYQPRSEAEAAALIGAAAARRERLRLVGGGTRAGIGRPAQDEATFSAAGLTGITLYEPAELVIAARAGTPLAEVEARLAEGGQMLPFEPMDHRAILGTAGEPTIGAIAAGNISGPRRIAGGAARDSLIGVRFVNGRGEAVKSGGRVMKNVTGLDLVKLMAGSWGTLGFLTEVTFKVLPVPERTATLVLAGLDDSRAIEAMSLALGSPFEITGAAHLPEGIDGPARTFLRIEGFSASVDYRLGRLTRLLRGFGAPDTIEGEAAATPWRRVRDVLPFAGGDEAVWRLSTAPSRGPAVAAAVAAARPARWFYDWGGGLVWLATAATGDAGAADVRAALGGAGHATLVRAPHSIRAAVPVFEPLPEPLMRITAGLKAAHDPAGLFNPGRMYAGI; encoded by the coding sequence ATGAGCATCTACCAGCCCCGGAGCGAGGCGGAGGCCGCCGCCCTGATCGGCGCGGCGGCGGCGCGGCGCGAGCGGCTGCGGCTCGTCGGCGGCGGTACCCGGGCGGGGATCGGGCGGCCCGCGCAGGATGAGGCCACGTTCTCGGCGGCGGGGCTCACCGGCATCACCCTGTACGAACCGGCCGAGCTCGTCATCGCGGCCCGGGCCGGGACGCCGCTCGCCGAGGTCGAGGCGCGGCTTGCCGAGGGCGGCCAGATGCTGCCCTTCGAGCCGATGGATCACCGCGCGATCCTCGGCACCGCCGGCGAGCCGACGATCGGCGCGATCGCGGCCGGCAACATCTCGGGCCCGCGGCGGATCGCCGGGGGCGCCGCCCGCGACAGCCTGATCGGCGTGCGCTTCGTCAACGGGCGTGGGGAGGCGGTGAAGTCCGGCGGCCGGGTGATGAAGAACGTCACCGGGCTCGACCTCGTGAAGCTGATGGCCGGGTCGTGGGGCACGCTCGGCTTCCTCACCGAGGTCACCTTCAAGGTGCTGCCCGTCCCCGAACGCACCGCCACCCTGGTGCTCGCCGGCCTCGACGATTCCCGCGCGATCGAGGCGATGAGCCTCGCCCTCGGCTCACCCTTCGAGATCACCGGCGCCGCCCATCTGCCGGAGGGGATCGACGGACCCGCCCGCACATTCCTGCGCATCGAGGGATTTTCCGCCTCCGTCGATTACCGCCTCGGCCGGCTGACCCGCCTGCTGCGCGGCTTCGGCGCTCCCGACACGATCGAGGGCGAGGCCGCCGCCACGCCATGGCGCAGGGTGCGCGACGTGCTGCCCTTCGCCGGCGGCGACGAGGCGGTGTGGCGCCTCTCGACCGCGCCGAGCCGCGGTCCCGCGGTGGCGGCCGCCGTCGCGGCGGCCCGGCCGGCGCGCTGGTTCTACGATTGGGGCGGCGGCCTCGTCTGGCTCGCGACGGCGGCGACCGGCGATGCGGGCGCTGCCGACGTGCGGGCGGCCCTCGGCGGCGCCGGCCACGCGACGCTGGTGCGGGCGCCCCATTCCATCCGGGCAGCGGTGCCGGTCTTCGAGCCCCTGCCCGAGCCGCTGATGCGGATCACCGCCGGCCTCAAGGCCGCGCACGACCCCGCCGGCCTGTTCAATCCGGGGCGGATGTACGCGGGGATTTGA
- a CDS encoding VOC family protein has translation MSVISHVCLGTADLARAFPFYAALFDELGLKLRFNEPDQGWAGWMPRDADRPLLIVGRPWNGEAPDPGNGPMTALTVRSRASVDRCHALALAAGGTCEGPPGLRPHYHPAYYGAYFRDLDGNKLCVVCHEPDEDGR, from the coding sequence ATGAGCGTCATCTCGCATGTTTGCCTCGGCACCGCCGACCTCGCCCGCGCCTTTCCCTTCTACGCCGCGTTGTTCGACGAGCTCGGCCTGAAACTCCGCTTCAACGAGCCGGACCAGGGTTGGGCCGGCTGGATGCCCCGCGACGCCGACCGGCCCCTGCTGATCGTCGGCCGACCCTGGAACGGAGAGGCGCCCGATCCGGGCAACGGCCCCATGACCGCGCTGACGGTCCGCTCCCGGGCGAGCGTCGACCGCTGCCACGCCCTGGCGCTGGCGGCGGGCGGCACCTGCGAGGGACCGCCCGGACTGCGGCCGCACTACCATCCGGCCTATTACGGCGCGTATTTTCGCGATCTCGACGGCAACAAGCTCTGTGTCGTGTGCCACGAGCCCGACGAGGATGGGCGGTAA
- a CDS encoding metallophosphoesterase family protein produces the protein MTFRLAHLTDPHVGPLSRPRLRQLMSKRATGWVNWSRGRKLTHDMEILAALVADLRASAPDHIACTGDLCNIGLPSEWETARTFMEGLGEPGFVSFVPGNHDAYVRGSLKGLLDAVAPWTRDDAGRDKAFPYLRRRGPLALVGLSSAIPTAPFVATGRLGSDQIRAAERMLAALAAEPERPCRVVMIHHPPHVGGAKAGRNLTDAHAFEAMIGRVGADLVLHGHNHVGSVAFLMAPGGRRVPVIGAPSASARGGTLKHCAGYHLYEIERTGSGFSLTATLRGILPDGALGDLGTLTLRG, from the coding sequence ATGACGTTCCGCCTCGCCCACCTCACCGATCCCCATGTCGGGCCGCTCTCCCGCCCGCGCCTGCGCCAGCTGATGAGCAAGCGCGCCACCGGCTGGGTCAACTGGAGCCGCGGCCGCAAGCTCACCCACGACATGGAGATCCTGGCCGCCCTGGTGGCCGATCTGCGCGCGAGCGCCCCCGACCACATCGCCTGCACCGGCGACCTGTGCAACATCGGCCTGCCGAGCGAGTGGGAGACCGCCCGCACCTTCATGGAGGGGCTGGGCGAGCCCGGCTTCGTCAGCTTCGTGCCCGGCAATCACGACGCCTATGTCCGCGGCTCGCTGAAGGGGCTCCTCGACGCGGTGGCTCCCTGGACCCGGGACGATGCCGGCCGCGACAAGGCGTTTCCTTACTTGCGCCGGCGCGGGCCCCTGGCGCTGGTCGGACTGTCCTCGGCGATCCCGACCGCGCCCTTCGTGGCGACCGGGCGCCTCGGCTCCGACCAGATCCGGGCCGCCGAGCGGATGCTGGCGGCGCTCGCCGCCGAGCCCGAGCGGCCGTGCCGGGTGGTGATGATCCACCATCCGCCGCATGTCGGCGGCGCCAAGGCGGGGCGCAACCTGACCGACGCCCACGCCTTCGAGGCGATGATCGGCCGGGTCGGTGCCGACCTCGTGCTGCACGGCCACAACCATGTCGGCTCGGTCGCCTTCCTGATGGCCCCGGGCGGGCGGCGCGTTCCGGTGATCGGCGCGCCTTCGGCCTCGGCCCGGGGCGGGACGCTCAAGCATTGCGCCGGCTACCACCTCTACGAGATCGAGCGCACCGGCTCCGGCTTCTCCCTCACCGCCACGTTGCGCGGCATCCTGCCGGACGGGGCCCTGGGCGATCTCGGCACCCTGACGCTCCGGGGCTGA
- a CDS encoding tyrosinase family protein: MFVRQNVCEMGSDWADPILWYARAVAEMKKRPLAHPLAWRFYGAIHGFDRTLWTELDQLAPSDTLPNSDLIEKFWNQCQHGSWYFLPWHRGYLWAFEAVVRDVVHGLKGPADWALPYWNYFGPNQNALPPAFASQDWPDGKGDNPLFVQRRYGPYGDGNVFVLLDVVDLDALDKPQFTGVANGGDPGFGGVDTGFSHGGPVHGGIESQPHDQVHGLVGGRRKGTISPGLMSKPATAGLDPIFWLHHANIDRLWQVWRRRAPGHADPSAAAWTGGPATLGQRPFVMPVPGAQGGWTDWSFTPGQTESTTELGYEYDDVSTGEVAAAALRSEPLAQVAAASAPRGGAGRGSTGQGSTGKGSTGKESSAMAAGKTVELIGASQAAIPVVGAQAQASVALEPEARKRVSAGLAASARGVSPQAASAQNASPQGAAPARPERVLLNLENVRGHTDAVVFRVYVGPQGTDPSGRPECLAGSVGLFGVTEASERDGPHGGSGLTYVLDITPIVEAMHLNRDLEADKLDVRIVPVDSVPEEAKITIGRVGVFRQGR; encoded by the coding sequence GTGTTCGTTCGGCAAAACGTCTGCGAGATGGGGTCGGATTGGGCCGATCCGATCCTGTGGTATGCCCGTGCCGTCGCGGAGATGAAGAAGAGGCCGCTGGCCCATCCGCTGGCCTGGCGTTTCTACGGCGCGATCCACGGCTTCGACCGGACGCTCTGGACGGAACTGGATCAGCTGGCACCGTCCGATACGCTCCCGAATTCCGACCTGATCGAGAAATTCTGGAATCAGTGCCAGCATGGCAGCTGGTATTTCCTGCCGTGGCATCGGGGTTATCTCTGGGCCTTCGAGGCCGTGGTCCGCGACGTGGTGCACGGCCTGAAGGGACCCGCTGACTGGGCGCTGCCCTACTGGAATTATTTCGGGCCGAACCAGAACGCATTGCCGCCCGCCTTCGCGTCGCAGGACTGGCCGGACGGGAAGGGCGACAATCCGCTCTTCGTGCAACGGCGCTACGGCCCCTACGGGGACGGCAACGTCTTCGTCCTGCTCGACGTGGTCGACCTCGACGCCCTGGATAAGCCCCAGTTCACGGGCGTCGCCAATGGCGGCGATCCCGGGTTCGGCGGCGTCGATACCGGATTCTCGCATGGCGGCCCGGTGCACGGGGGCATCGAATCGCAGCCGCACGATCAGGTGCACGGCCTCGTCGGCGGGCGCCGGAAGGGAACGATCTCCCCCGGCCTGATGTCCAAGCCGGCCACGGCCGGCCTCGACCCGATCTTCTGGCTGCATCACGCCAACATCGATCGGCTCTGGCAGGTCTGGCGCCGGCGCGCCCCGGGCCACGCCGATCCGAGCGCGGCGGCGTGGACCGGCGGTCCGGCGACGCTCGGCCAGCGTCCCTTCGTGATGCCCGTGCCAGGCGCTCAGGGCGGCTGGACCGACTGGAGCTTCACCCCCGGCCAGACCGAGAGCACGACGGAACTCGGATACGAATACGACGATGTCTCGACCGGCGAGGTCGCGGCGGCTGCCCTTCGCTCCGAGCCCCTCGCGCAGGTCGCCGCGGCGAGCGCTCCCCGGGGTGGCGCCGGCCGGGGGAGTACCGGCCAGGGGAGCACGGGCAAGGGGAGCACGGGCAAGGAGAGTTCGGCCATGGCCGCTGGAAAGACAGTCGAGCTGATCGGGGCGAGCCAGGCCGCGATCCCTGTCGTCGGGGCGCAGGCGCAGGCCTCCGTCGCCCTCGAGCCGGAGGCGCGCAAGCGAGTCTCCGCCGGGCTGGCGGCCTCGGCCCGGGGCGTCTCGCCTCAAGCCGCTTCCGCCCAGAACGCTTCTCCCCAAGGCGCCGCGCCCGCCCGACCCGAGCGCGTCCTGCTCAACCTCGAGAACGTCCGCGGCCACACGGATGCGGTGGTGTTCCGGGTCTATGTCGGCCCCCAGGGGACCGATCCCTCCGGCAGGCCGGAATGCCTGGCGGGCAGCGTCGGCCTGTTCGGCGTCACCGAGGCGAGCGAGCGGGACGGTCCCCACGGCGGCAGCGGCCTGACCTACGTCCTCGACATCACCCCGATCGTCGAGGCGATGCACCTGAACCGGGATCTCGAGGCCGACAAGCTCGACGTGCGCATCGTGCCGGTGGACTCCGTGCCCGAGGAAGCGAAGATCACGATCGGGCGGGTCGGCGTGTTCCGCCAGGGCCGCTAG
- a CDS encoding DUF2182 domain-containing protein, translated as MTPAARERWGIRGPVLAVSAAAWALLAAAPPGWTLPESCAAAWRPPSSDDVILALSLNPPGSLAAAWILMLAAMMGPILVAPLGHLRGRSLASRRGRSLALFLAGYAAAWSVAGIGLAALALTLRLSAPSVAPVPALLAILVWQASPAKQTCLNRCHDRPALSAFGVAADRDAARFGLVHGVWCVGSCWPLMLAMLLPSDGHLVAMIALAGWLLAERVAPAVPPGWRWHPWRGGPVLRIAAGFAAAAWSRLATRVASPPSLVAAPIPPPGNAP; from the coding sequence ATGACTCCTGCCGCCCGCGAGCGATGGGGCATCCGGGGCCCGGTCCTTGCGGTCAGTGCCGCCGCCTGGGCGCTGCTGGCTGCGGCACCGCCCGGATGGACCCTGCCGGAATCCTGCGCCGCCGCCTGGCGACCGCCATCGTCCGACGACGTCATCCTGGCCCTTTCGCTCAATCCGCCCGGATCTCTCGCGGCGGCCTGGATCCTGATGCTCGCGGCGATGATGGGGCCGATCCTGGTTGCGCCCCTCGGCCACCTGCGCGGCCGCAGCCTCGCTTCCCGGAGAGGCCGCTCCCTCGCCCTCTTCCTCGCCGGCTACGCGGCGGCCTGGAGCGTCGCGGGGATCGGCCTGGCGGCCCTGGCCCTGACCCTGCGGCTGAGCGCGCCCAGCGTGGCGCCGGTGCCGGCCCTCCTCGCAATCCTGGTCTGGCAGGCCTCGCCCGCCAAGCAGACCTGCCTCAACCGCTGTCACGATCGACCCGCCCTGTCCGCCTTCGGCGTCGCGGCGGATCGCGACGCCGCGCGGTTCGGGCTGGTCCACGGGGTGTGGTGCGTCGGGTCCTGCTGGCCGCTGATGCTGGCGATGCTGCTGCCTTCCGACGGTCACCTCGTCGCGATGATCGCGCTGGCCGGGTGGCTCCTGGCCGAGCGCGTGGCGCCCGCGGTTCCGCCGGGGTGGCGCTGGCATCCCTGGCGCGGCGGTCCGGTCCTGCGCATCGCCGCCGGGTTCGCGGCCGCCGCATGGTCGCGGCTCGCGACGCGGGTCGCATCGCCCCCGTCGCTCGTCGCGGCGCCGATCCCGCCGCCCGGAAATGCCCCCTGA
- a CDS encoding flagellin N-terminal helical domain-containing protein has translation MTSLLTNTAALTALTTLKSINDQLDTTSNRVSTGQRVSSAADNAAYWSIATTVRTDNASLGAVKDSLGLGSSSVDTAYNGLNSILDDLQNMRAKLQTAMTPGVDRSKVQVEIAAIQSKMKATADSSNASGQNWLSVNSSASNSAYQATQNVVGGFARSSNGTITFSQIAVNVQSIKLYDANSTSVTTSATNAQVLSSTSLTGTAGFGSGTGTADFSGPNEVSLSVTVGGVAGTLTLNAATLKSAAKDLTQVTTSEFISALNNQIAANGNLAGKVTAGLDSSGRLNFTTTGTGAATTLNVQLANPSANKKVIDIGFGTVTAGAQQAIVTGTAFSNIDLSSGSKAITISDGTTSKTITLNAASFTALGGAATSASNTSVNGTDVAAMLNATLSAATASTVSASFAGGKLTLTNSSSTASIIVSAADASFGLANATTNAVAGGTVVARNAAGTDAGTTQAQGILDTAVGTYSSGGSYSVANLDISTLVGTSGDQDLQNIITAVDKAIGKVTDAGTKLGANKTQIDGQSTFVDTLMKANDRTIGILVDADVEEESTKLKALQTQQQLAVQALSIANSSSQNILSLFR, from the coding sequence GTGACCAGCCTCCTGACCAACACCGCCGCGTTGACGGCGCTCACCACCCTCAAGAGCATCAACGACCAGCTCGACACGACCAGCAACCGGGTCTCGACCGGCCAGCGCGTCTCGTCCGCCGCCGACAATGCCGCCTACTGGTCGATCGCCACCACGGTGCGCACCGACAACGCCTCGCTGGGTGCGGTCAAGGACTCGCTCGGCCTCGGCTCCTCGTCGGTCGATACGGCCTATAACGGCCTCAACAGCATCCTCGACGACCTGCAGAACATGCGGGCCAAGCTGCAGACCGCGATGACCCCGGGCGTCGACCGCTCGAAGGTGCAGGTCGAGATCGCCGCCATCCAGTCGAAGATGAAGGCCACCGCCGATTCCTCGAATGCCAGCGGCCAGAACTGGCTCTCGGTCAATTCATCGGCCAGCAACAGCGCCTACCAGGCGACGCAGAACGTGGTCGGGGGCTTCGCCCGCTCGTCGAACGGCACGATCACCTTCTCGCAGATCGCCGTGAACGTGCAGAGCATCAAGCTCTACGATGCGAACTCGACCAGCGTCACCACCTCCGCGACCAACGCCCAGGTGCTGTCCTCGACCTCGCTGACCGGCACCGCCGGGTTCGGCTCGGGCACCGGCACGGCGGATTTCTCGGGCCCCAACGAGGTCTCGCTCTCCGTGACGGTCGGCGGCGTCGCCGGCACCCTGACCCTCAACGCCGCCACCCTCAAGTCGGCCGCCAAGGACCTGACGCAGGTCACCACCAGCGAGTTCATCTCCGCCCTCAACAACCAGATCGCCGCCAACGGCAATCTCGCCGGCAAGGTCACGGCGGGCCTCGATTCGTCGGGCCGGCTCAACTTCACCACCACCGGCACCGGTGCGGCCACGACCCTCAACGTGCAGCTCGCCAACCCGTCGGCGAACAAGAAGGTGATCGATATCGGCTTCGGCACGGTGACGGCGGGCGCGCAACAGGCGATCGTGACCGGCACCGCCTTCAGCAACATCGACCTGTCGTCGGGCTCGAAGGCGATTACGATCAGCGACGGCACGACCTCGAAGACGATCACCCTCAACGCGGCGAGCTTCACGGCGCTCGGCGGTGCGGCGACCTCGGCGAGCAACACGTCGGTCAACGGCACCGACGTGGCGGCGATGCTCAACGCGACCCTGAGCGCGGCGACGGCCAGCACGGTGTCGGCGTCGTTCGCCGGCGGCAAGCTGACGCTGACCAACTCGTCCTCGACCGCCTCGATCATCGTCAGCGCCGCGGATGCGTCGTTCGGCCTGGCGAACGCGACCACCAACGCGGTCGCCGGCGGCACCGTGGTCGCCCGCAACGCCGCAGGCACCGATGCCGGCACCACCCAGGCCCAGGGCATCCTCGACACTGCGGTCGGCACCTATTCCAGCGGCGGGTCGTACTCGGTCGCCAATCTCGACATCTCGACGCTGGTGGGCACGAGCGGCGACCAGGACCTCCAGAACATCATCACGGCCGTCGACAAGGCGATCGGCAAGGTGACGGATGCGGGTACGAAGCTGGGTGCCAACAAGACGCAGATCGACGGTCAATCGACCTTCGTCGATACGCTGATGAAGGCCAACGACCGCACGATCGGCATCCTGGTGGACGCGGACGTGGAAGAGGAATCGACGAAGCTGAAGGCGCTGCAGACGCAGCAGCAGCTGGCGGTGCAGGCGCTGTCGATCGCCAACTCGTCGAGCCAGAACATCCTCTCGCTCTTCCGCTGA
- a CDS encoding L,D-transpeptidase, producing MTRQTAPRRFARSSFTRSILAATALLALAVPAQAIGLLDRGPIADFLTVFRQQGVPRQTIGWNSPYKPGTVVISTSQRRLYYILPNQEAVQYGVGVGREGFSWSGTKTVTMKKEWPAWRPPEQMIKRRPDLPRYMAGGNDNPLGARALYLGSSLYRIHGSNEPETIGAAVSSGCIRMTNRDVIDLYDRVKVGTKVVVLP from the coding sequence ATGACCCGTCAGACCGCGCCGCGGCGCTTCGCAAGATCGAGCTTCACGAGGTCGATCCTGGCGGCGACCGCACTCCTGGCCCTCGCCGTGCCGGCCCAGGCGATCGGCCTGCTCGACCGCGGGCCGATCGCCGACTTCCTGACGGTCTTCCGCCAGCAGGGCGTGCCGCGCCAGACCATCGGCTGGAACAGCCCCTACAAGCCCGGCACGGTGGTGATCTCGACCAGCCAGCGCCGGCTCTACTACATCCTGCCGAACCAGGAGGCGGTCCAGTACGGCGTCGGCGTCGGCCGCGAGGGCTTTTCCTGGTCCGGCACCAAGACCGTGACGATGAAGAAGGAATGGCCGGCCTGGCGCCCGCCGGAGCAGATGATCAAGCGCCGCCCCGACCTGCCGCGCTACATGGCCGGCGGCAACGACAACCCGCTCGGGGCGCGCGCGCTCTATCTCGGCTCGTCGCTCTACCGCATCCACGGCTCGAACGAGCCGGAGACCATCGGGGCGGCGGTGTCGTCGGGCTGCATCCGCATGACCAACCGGGACGTGATCGATCTCTACGACCGGGTGAAGGTGGGGACGAAGGTGGTGGTGCTGCCTTAA
- a CDS encoding prolyl-tRNA synthetase associated domain-containing protein translates to MSAATPEELFAFLDGLGIAHATVEHVPVHTVAESRDLKAGMPGGHSKNLFLKDKNGRLFLVVAEAEARIDLKRLHGPLGARGRLSFGSADLLYERLGVRPGSVTPFGLINDRDGTVSVILDAGLMAHDPVNFHPLHNGATTSVAPGDLIRFLDATGHPPRVMALPEPEDAAV, encoded by the coding sequence ATGAGTGCGGCGACCCCGGAGGAGCTGTTCGCCTTTCTCGACGGCCTCGGGATCGCGCACGCCACCGTGGAGCACGTCCCCGTGCACACGGTGGCGGAATCCCGCGACCTCAAGGCCGGGATGCCGGGCGGGCACTCGAAGAACCTGTTTCTCAAGGACAAGAACGGCCGGCTGTTCCTCGTCGTCGCCGAAGCCGAGGCGCGGATCGACCTCAAGCGCCTGCACGGGCCGCTCGGCGCCCGCGGCCGGCTGTCCTTCGGGTCGGCCGACCTGCTCTACGAGCGGCTCGGCGTGCGCCCCGGCTCGGTGACGCCGTTCGGGCTCATCAACGACCGCGACGGCACCGTCTCGGTGATCCTCGATGCCGGGCTGATGGCGCACGACCCGGTCAATTTCCATCCGCTCCACAACGGCGCCACCACGTCGGTCGCGCCGGGTGACCTGATCCGCTTCCTCGACGCGACCGGGCACCCGCCCCGGGTGATGGCGCTGCCGGAGCCGGAGGACGCGGCTGTTTGA